A region of Polynucleobacter sp. JS-Mosq-20-D10 DNA encodes the following proteins:
- the ftsB gene encoding cell division protein FtsB codes for MRIVIYSMLLLLIAIQYPLWLGKGGWLKVYEMEKQLELQQAKNSLLSLRNAKLTGDVKDLKDGTRAIEERARVEHGMLKEGEFFVQILPTEKSASNTADGVKPTTPKP; via the coding sequence ATGCGTATTGTCATCTACTCGATGCTGTTATTGCTAATTGCAATACAGTACCCACTTTGGTTGGGTAAGGGTGGATGGCTAAAGGTATACGAGATGGAGAAGCAGCTTGAGTTGCAACAGGCTAAAAACAGTCTTCTGAGCTTGCGTAATGCCAAACTCACCGGCGACGTTAAGGATTTAAAAGATGGTACCCGAGCGATTGAAGAGCGGGCTCGTGTTGAGCACGGCATGCTGAAGGAGGGAGAGTTCTTCGTACAAATCCTGCCCACTGAAAAATCTGCCTCTAATACTGCTGATGGCGTAAAGCCAACAACGCCTAAGCCATAA
- a CDS encoding Hsp33 family molecular chaperone HslO has protein sequence MNELLVFMCDGAPVRGEIVSISSAWQAVLERRNDPPVVRRILGDFVGAATLLSASLKFDGTLIIQAQSKGPIQLLVVECKSDLTMRATVKLSVDPTSIDPNATLGELLDADNTGRLVITLDPSDRQPGQPPYQGIVALQEHRGTVIKPVTSAAEAIALYMQNSEQLDTRIWLASNDTHVGGLLLQRLPDSGGHTHLDPQLAAEGWTRIQALGETITNEELLTLSPETILRRLFLEESTESGVRSFPLRPVRFSCRCSRTKVADILRMLGEEEVESILAEQGVVETECDFCAKAYRFDAVDCRQVFKTDLLADATRPPSSGH, from the coding sequence ATGAACGAATTACTTGTATTTATGTGCGATGGTGCCCCGGTCCGCGGGGAGATTGTTTCCATTAGCAGCGCCTGGCAAGCCGTATTAGAGCGCCGTAATGATCCTCCTGTAGTCAGGCGCATCCTGGGTGATTTTGTGGGCGCTGCGACCCTGTTGAGCGCCAGCCTCAAATTTGATGGGACCTTGATCATTCAGGCTCAAAGTAAAGGCCCTATTCAGCTCCTCGTAGTGGAATGCAAGTCTGACCTGACCATGCGAGCTACCGTCAAGCTATCTGTAGATCCCACCAGTATTGATCCCAATGCCACACTAGGCGAATTACTGGATGCGGACAATACTGGGCGTCTAGTAATCACTCTAGACCCATCTGACCGTCAACCTGGTCAACCGCCTTACCAAGGAATCGTGGCCCTTCAAGAGCACCGCGGTACCGTCATTAAGCCTGTTACCAGCGCTGCCGAAGCGATTGCCCTGTACATGCAAAACTCGGAACAATTGGATACCCGCATCTGGCTAGCATCCAATGACACCCATGTTGGTGGATTGCTGTTGCAGCGATTGCCGGACTCAGGTGGTCATACCCATCTTGATCCTCAACTTGCAGCAGAAGGTTGGACCAGAATTCAGGCGCTGGGTGAAACGATTACCAATGAAGAATTACTCACGCTTTCACCAGAAACTATCCTCCGCCGTCTCTTTTTAGAAGAGTCAACAGAAAGCGGTGTCCGAAGCTTTCCACTCCGCCCTGTTCGCTTTAGCTGCCGCTGTTCACGCACCAAGGTGGCCGATATTCTTAGAATGCTGGGCGAAGAAGAAGTTGAAAGTATTCTTGCAGAGCAAGGCGTCGTAGAAACCGAGTGTGATTTTTGCGCTAAAGCTTATCGCTTCGATGCGGTTGATTGTAGGCAGGTCTTTAAAACAGATTTACTGGCAGATGCAACGAGACCACCCTCTAGTGGGCATTGA
- the gltX gene encoding glutamate--tRNA ligase, producing MCLMHIRTRFAPSPTGFIHLGNLRSALYPWAFARHNQGDFILRIEDTDVERSTQEAVDVIIEGMAWLGLDLDEGPIYQMQRIDRYRAVVKQMLDAGLAYPCYMSEEELNKLRDQQMANKEKPRYNGQWRPEPGKTLPAIPEDVLPVIRFKNPIGGSVIWEDAVKGKIEINNDELDDLVIARPDGTPTYNFCVVVDDLDMNITHVIRGDDHVNNTPRQINIMKALGGTPPVYAHLPTVLNDSGEKMSKRNGAMSVRDYQKAGYLPEAILNYLARLGWSHGDAEIFTKEQFVNWFDLGSLGRSPAQHNPEKLLWLNHQYIQNADPEILAEATKPFAHELGIDTENGPDFVQVVALLKDRANTLIEIAEGAKLFYLPAPNHSDKQIAENIPAEIIPALKDLVEAIQSAEHTKVAYGAAFKEVLAKHQIKMPALAMPVRYALFATTQTPAIDSVLLVLGKNEAVARLSKVV from the coding sequence ATGTGCCTTATGCATATACGAACACGTTTCGCCCCTAGTCCAACGGGCTTTATTCACTTGGGCAACCTTCGCAGCGCTTTATATCCCTGGGCTTTTGCTCGCCACAACCAGGGCGACTTTATTTTGCGTATTGAGGATACCGATGTAGAGCGCTCCACACAGGAAGCTGTCGATGTCATTATTGAAGGCATGGCATGGCTTGGTCTAGATTTAGACGAAGGCCCAATTTATCAAATGCAGCGTATTGATCGTTACCGTGCGGTTGTTAAGCAGATGCTCGATGCGGGCCTTGCTTACCCTTGCTATATGAGCGAAGAAGAGCTCAATAAGCTACGTGACCAACAGATGGCCAATAAAGAAAAGCCTCGCTATAACGGTCAATGGCGTCCAGAGCCAGGCAAAACTCTGCCAGCAATACCGGAAGATGTTTTACCAGTGATTCGGTTTAAAAATCCGATTGGTGGATCTGTGATTTGGGAAGATGCAGTAAAAGGCAAGATCGAAATTAATAATGATGAGTTGGATGATTTGGTGATTGCCCGTCCTGATGGCACGCCAACCTATAACTTCTGCGTTGTAGTAGATGACCTCGACATGAACATCACCCATGTGATTCGTGGCGATGATCATGTCAACAACACGCCACGTCAAATTAACATCATGAAGGCGCTCGGTGGTACACCACCGGTATACGCCCATTTACCAACGGTCCTCAACGACTCTGGTGAAAAAATGAGTAAGCGGAATGGCGCCATGAGTGTGCGTGATTATCAAAAAGCAGGCTACCTACCTGAAGCTATTCTGAATTACCTAGCAAGGCTAGGTTGGTCACATGGTGATGCAGAGATTTTTACTAAAGAGCAGTTTGTAAATTGGTTTGACTTGGGTAGCCTTGGTCGATCACCGGCGCAACACAATCCTGAAAAGTTACTTTGGCTAAATCATCAATATATTCAGAATGCTGATCCAGAAATACTGGCAGAAGCAACTAAGCCATTCGCACATGAACTCGGCATTGATACAGAAAATGGTCCGGACTTTGTGCAAGTAGTTGCGCTGCTTAAAGATCGCGCTAATACATTGATCGAAATTGCGGAAGGTGCAAAGCTGTTCTATTTACCAGCACCTAATCACAGTGATAAGCAAATTGCAGAAAACATTCCAGCCGAAATCATTCCTGCTCTGAAGGATTTGGTTGAGGCCATTCAATCTGCTGAGCATACAAAAGTGGCTTATGGGGCAGCTTTTAAAGAAGTTTTAGCCAAGCATCAGATCAAAATGCCAGCATTAGCAATGCCGGTGCGTTATGCTTTATTTGCCACCACACAGACGCCAGCCATTGATTCCGTCTTACTTGTTTTGGGTAAGAATGAGGCGGTAGCAAGGCTTTCGAAGGTTGTCTAA
- a CDS encoding DUF2147 domain-containing protein, translating to MNNPLQIIAKFIQCTVLGAFLFVSYSNAQSTDPVIGVWKTIDEKTNQPSSLIRLDEKNGELIGTVTELIPTPGETLVTHCNLCKDERKGKPITGMIIMKGLKRSSPGVWSGGEILDPEEGEIYKVKINMVNDKTLDVRGYIGIPLLGRTQTWVR from the coding sequence ATGAATAACCCATTACAAATCATTGCAAAATTTATCCAATGCACAGTGTTGGGCGCCTTTCTTTTTGTAAGTTATAGCAATGCGCAATCAACAGACCCAGTGATTGGTGTTTGGAAAACGATTGATGAAAAAACAAACCAACCCAGTTCATTAATTCGATTGGATGAAAAAAATGGTGAATTAATCGGTACCGTAACTGAGTTAATTCCTACTCCTGGCGAAACACTGGTAACTCATTGCAACTTATGCAAAGATGAGCGAAAAGGTAAACCTATTACCGGAATGATCATCATGAAGGGCCTTAAGAGATCTAGTCCAGGCGTTTGGTCGGGTGGAGAAATTTTAGATCCCGAAGAAGGTGAGATTTATAAGGTAAAAATTAATATGGTCAATGACAAAACATTGGATGTCAGGGGTTATATCGGCATTCCATTATTGGGTAGAACTCAAACTTGGGTTCGTTAA
- a CDS encoding MipA/OmpV family protein has protein sequence MTYAANSVDSDIPNGIPDRIVGDIGAAVYSTSLNIGSYGAQSMALPYGFFDYQRFAMRIDQLAFKTLPVGFGFLEIVGKVDPDSYKVKSTINGQTINKGYQVPIGLGTFQDTPIGAFFLNAYHDFGQSKGNLLEVNYFAEIELFSKVVLYPQVGMERQSGSFANYYYGVTPGQAQITGYGAYTASSSNNPLAGFLLEIPVAEDWYVNLYGKRKWLGSGVNNSPVLTRSFQDTMFMALAYRFK, from the coding sequence GTGACCTACGCTGCAAATAGCGTGGATTCTGATATTCCAAATGGAATTCCAGATCGCATTGTGGGCGATATCGGAGCTGCTGTGTACAGCACTAGTCTAAATATTGGTAGCTATGGCGCTCAATCAATGGCCTTACCCTATGGATTTTTTGACTACCAGCGCTTTGCCATGCGCATTGATCAGTTGGCCTTTAAAACTTTACCTGTCGGATTCGGATTCCTTGAAATCGTAGGTAAAGTCGATCCCGATTCTTATAAGGTTAAATCAACCATTAACGGTCAAACGATTAACAAAGGTTATCAAGTACCTATCGGCCTGGGAACATTTCAAGATACACCTATTGGGGCATTCTTTTTGAACGCCTATCATGATTTTGGCCAGTCTAAAGGCAATCTCCTTGAGGTTAATTATTTTGCAGAAATCGAGTTGTTTAGCAAAGTAGTCCTCTACCCGCAAGTAGGCATGGAACGTCAGTCGGGCTCTTTTGCGAACTACTACTACGGTGTTACTCCTGGGCAGGCTCAAATTACTGGGTATGGAGCATATACAGCCTCTAGTTCAAATAACCCATTGGCAGGGTTTTTGCTTGAAATACCAGTAGCAGAAGACTGGTACGTTAATCTATACGGAAAGCGAAAATGGCTAGGTTCTGGAGTCAACAACAGCCCAGTTCTAACTCGTTCATTTCAAGATACGATGTTTATGGCGCTTGCCTATCGTTTTAAATAA
- a CDS encoding carboxylesterase — protein sequence MSNEVNDLFEEFTPGTTGIAVIFLPGLQGSMLELGSIPKAIKKLGHTSCVPRIHGYSAQSGFDTFDIWLSELDTVVNLLLQNHNQVSLVGLSMGATLAIAYEADYQKNLPVVALSPVFAFDGWSVPWYYPLLYIVFKLGITNWHYKESQPYGLRNPEVRRRVAKQILEQETTEVGSASLSAKHLYQSLCLIEFAKKILNDFRSDIKIICSIDDDVVAPTTIDWISESITSSTCKIIWLGGSYHIITLDNEREIVVNESVEFIQESFFKRKAQVEYSKDAKDLIIRDRIIE from the coding sequence ATGTCTAATGAAGTGAATGATCTTTTCGAGGAGTTTACCCCAGGAACTACGGGTATCGCGGTAATATTCCTGCCTGGGCTTCAGGGGTCTATGTTGGAATTAGGCTCCATCCCCAAAGCGATCAAAAAATTAGGGCATACCTCCTGTGTCCCCAGAATTCATGGCTACTCTGCTCAAAGTGGCTTTGACACATTTGATATTTGGCTCTCCGAATTGGATACGGTAGTTAATCTGCTACTTCAAAATCACAATCAAGTTTCTTTAGTTGGCTTGAGCATGGGTGCAACACTAGCAATAGCATACGAGGCTGATTATCAAAAGAATCTACCAGTTGTAGCCCTCTCCCCAGTTTTTGCCTTCGATGGTTGGAGCGTACCTTGGTATTACCCATTACTCTATATTGTCTTCAAACTTGGGATTACAAATTGGCACTATAAAGAATCTCAACCTTACGGCTTACGCAACCCTGAAGTCCGTCGTCGTGTCGCCAAACAAATCTTAGAGCAAGAAACTACAGAAGTGGGATCAGCATCTCTCTCAGCAAAACATTTATATCAGTCCTTGTGCCTTATTGAATTTGCAAAAAAAATACTGAATGATTTTCGATCTGATATAAAAATCATTTGCTCTATTGATGATGATGTAGTTGCACCAACAACCATTGATTGGATCTCTGAGAGCATCACCTCTTCAACTTGTAAGATCATTTGGCTTGGCGGCTCTTATCACATCATCACTTTAGATAATGAGCGTGAAATAGTAGTTAATGAATCCGTAGAATTCATTCAAGAATCATTTTTTAAGCGCAAGGCGCAAGTTGAATACAGCAAGGATGCTAAAGATTTAATAATTCGTGATCGCATCATTGAATAA
- a CDS encoding DUF4118 domain-containing protein has protein sequence MQIKNSRSWAPHTPSVYGYALLGTLAAFFMRYQFHPLMQAQFPILFFLFNTVFIAYRFGWKPATMSAIIGMVLAYYFFIPPYNSFEIPTMIDVLHLFIYAALFFTVIYLIEKLQRERFRAVLIARVSDSRMQIMAKLSSNK, from the coding sequence ATGCAAATAAAAAACTCACGGTCATGGGCGCCTCATACTCCTTCTGTCTATGGATATGCATTACTTGGAACCTTAGCTGCATTTTTCATGCGCTATCAATTCCATCCTTTAATGCAGGCCCAGTTCCCAATATTATTTTTTCTGTTTAACACCGTTTTTATTGCTTACAGGTTCGGCTGGAAGCCAGCAACTATGAGTGCCATTATTGGAATGGTATTGGCATATTATTTTTTTATACCGCCATATAATAGTTTTGAGATACCCACCATGATTGATGTTCTACATCTCTTTATTTATGCGGCTTTATTCTTTACGGTTATTTATTTGATTGAAAAATTGCAACGTGAGCGATTTAGGGCTGTACTGATTGCTAGAGTCTCTGATTCAAGAATGCAAATAATGGCTAAATTAAGCTCTAATAAATAA
- a CDS encoding M48 family metallopeptidase has product MSFRIFWILALVALLSACANTTRSGAVGVNRSQFMMASSEEVNRISAVSYNEQNQKAKEKNILVTSGPAYDRLKFIANRLIPQTEAFRDDTKQWDWRLTLIDAPVLNATCAPGGKITFYTGIIEQLNLNDDEIAAIMGHEIAHALREHGRERVSQSVAQNVLVNIAMAVAGPYGSAVGAANQVAQYAIILPNSRENESEADAIGLELAARAGYNPMGAISVWQKMLKATKGSSSPEFLSTHPSGETRIEQLTALMPAVEPLYKVAPKPVPTKKL; this is encoded by the coding sequence TTGAGCTTTCGCATCTTTTGGATCCTTGCACTTGTTGCCTTGCTCTCGGCATGCGCCAACACTACGCGCTCGGGAGCGGTTGGCGTTAACCGATCTCAATTTATGATGGCTTCTTCTGAAGAAGTTAATCGCATTTCTGCGGTAAGTTATAACGAGCAGAATCAAAAGGCAAAGGAGAAAAATATACTGGTCACCTCCGGCCCTGCCTATGATCGATTGAAGTTCATTGCAAATAGGTTGATCCCGCAGACCGAGGCATTCCGAGATGACACCAAGCAATGGGATTGGCGGCTAACCCTTATCGATGCCCCCGTACTGAATGCTACCTGCGCACCCGGCGGAAAGATCACCTTTTACACCGGCATTATTGAGCAGCTGAATTTAAATGATGATGAAATTGCAGCCATCATGGGCCATGAAATTGCTCATGCACTAAGAGAGCATGGTCGAGAGCGCGTATCCCAGTCGGTCGCACAAAACGTATTGGTGAATATTGCCATGGCTGTAGCTGGTCCCTATGGCTCCGCAGTAGGCGCTGCAAACCAGGTTGCCCAATATGCAATTATTTTGCCAAACTCTAGAGAGAATGAATCAGAAGCAGATGCAATTGGATTAGAGCTTGCAGCAAGAGCGGGATACAACCCTATGGGTGCAATTAGCGTTTGGCAAAAAATGTTGAAGGCAACCAAAGGTAGTAGCTCTCCCGAATTCTTATCCACCCACCCTTCTGGTGAAACCCGAATCGAGCAACTAACCGCGCTAATGCCGGCGGTTGAGCCTCTGTATAAAGTGGCGCCAAAGCCAGTGCCCACGAAAAAGCTTTAA
- a CDS encoding LysR family transcriptional regulator: protein MDRIQGIALFVRVVETGSFSKAAASLGITQPTATKHIAFLEKRLGSLLLHRSTRGVTPTEIGEIYYEKCKIISRELEEADNLAALLQGEMQGKLTISSSVAFGRRILTPLVLQFMSQNPKLEVHLSLEDQFVNLVEGGVDLAIRMGRLADSSLGSRYLGLNPWVLVASPDYLSQNGTPNHPEDLTAHQALIYSSVQDNHRWHFSGGDGETISIPVKGPLYSNNLSALLAATIGNMGLATIPWYVAYHSINKGTLKPILTDWSLPSQEIHAVFSSPRLVPGKVSQCIDWLQCHFSGNWWERL, encoded by the coding sequence ATGGATCGAATTCAGGGAATAGCCCTTTTTGTCCGAGTCGTCGAAACCGGCTCATTTAGTAAGGCTGCAGCCAGCCTAGGCATAACTCAGCCTACAGCAACTAAGCACATCGCCTTTTTAGAAAAGCGACTCGGTTCCCTTTTATTGCATCGCAGCACAAGAGGAGTTACCCCAACTGAAATTGGCGAGATCTACTATGAGAAATGTAAGATTATTTCGAGAGAGCTTGAGGAGGCAGATAATTTAGCTGCCCTACTTCAAGGAGAAATGCAGGGTAAATTGACCATTAGCTCTTCAGTTGCCTTTGGGCGACGTATTTTGACACCGCTGGTACTTCAATTTATGAGTCAAAACCCAAAATTAGAAGTGCATCTGAGCCTTGAGGATCAATTTGTCAATTTGGTTGAAGGTGGTGTTGATCTTGCAATCCGTATGGGTCGCCTCGCAGATTCTTCTCTGGGCTCACGCTATTTAGGCTTAAATCCTTGGGTCCTGGTAGCTAGCCCAGATTATTTAAGCCAGAACGGCACCCCAAATCATCCAGAGGATTTGACGGCACATCAGGCCTTAATTTACAGCTCAGTTCAAGATAATCACCGCTGGCACTTTAGTGGGGGTGATGGCGAGACCATCTCTATACCTGTTAAAGGTCCGCTGTACTCCAATAACTTATCTGCTTTGCTGGCCGCAACCATCGGGAACATGGGTTTAGCCACTATTCCTTGGTACGTTGCCTATCACTCTATTAACAAGGGCACCTTAAAGCCTATATTGACTGATTGGAGCCTGCCCTCCCAGGAAATACACGCTGTATTTTCGTCGCCTCGCTTAGTGCCAGGCAAGGTCAGTCAGTGCATCGACTGGCTGCAATGTCACTTTTCTGGAAACTGGTGGGAGCGACTTTAA